The following DNA comes from Syntrophorhabdaceae bacterium.
CCGTCCAGTTCTTAACGGGGAAACCGCCGACTGGAACAATGCTCTTCAGGATAGCTTGCGCTTCGCGTACGATTGTTTTATCCTCGTGTCGTGGAGGATAGATAGCATAGAGCTTTCTGACGCTACGTTGCAGCCGCTCCCTGCTCTTGACATGTACGGGGAATGTCCCTCTTGCTACAATCGCTTTCAAATTTTTCGCTCCCATAAGCGCGCCCAACCCGCATCGTGCCCCCGCCCTTCCTGCTTTCCCGTCACCGATAATGCAGGCTATTTTCACTTGTTTCTCTCCTGCGGGGCCGATACAGGCAATTCCAGCATTCTTATCGGTTTCTCCTCTGAGAAGCTCAGCCGCTTCGTAGACATCTCTGCCCCATATATGCGCTGAATCACGAATTGTAGCTTCCCCATCATGAAACCAAAGATATACAGGCTTTTGTGCCTTACCTTTGACCACGATACCATCAAACCCGCCATGCCTGAGCTCGTAGGCCAACTTGCCTCCGACCGTAGCCTTGCCCCAAATGCCGGTCAACGGGGAGATTCCGGCGACAACGTAACGGCTGCTTGACGGCACAATGGTGCCTGTGAGGGGACCGGTCATGAACATAAGTAAGTTCTCCGGCGACAAAGGATGAGTGTTGGGTGTTGTCTCATCCCAGAGTATTTTGGCTGCGAGGCCGCTTCCGCCGACATATTTCCTTGCAGTCACTTCGTCCACATAGTCATACGTGATTGCTTGTGTGCTCAAATCAACCCGCACGACTTTTCCTCTATCGCCTTTCACCATAATCGTTTCTCCTTTCCGCTCGACATCCGGCCGGTGCTGCGCCCGAGCTACCCCGGATCAACCCCATTATTGTATGACCCCTAAAAGTTAGTCTTTCCGACTAACGATTTGTGAGAATCATCTTGGTTTACTCTCCTCCTCACTTTTCTTTCTTGGAGCCATCCAAAGCCAAACCCGTGTCAATATGGCTACCATCTCGCGTGACCTTAAAGCTTGCACCGGCCGGGTTATTGAGGTTGATGCCGGCCTTGCGGCCGTGAGCGAATTCGAATGCGCCGGTCGGGGTCCCGTATTTTTGAAAATATGCTTCCTTAATCCCCTTATATTTATCGCCGCCGAAGGCCCAGTCGAGCATAGTACCTTCATAGGTTTCGTAGGGTTCGGGAGGAAGAGGGAAGGGCCAGCGCTCAGTCTTCGTATCATAAGGATGGAAGAAGGTGCATGGTTCAACTGCCCAATCATGCTCGTGGGCAGGTCCGGTCATGATATTCTGCCAGTCGTCAGCCCAGCTTTTATAGTAGTCAGTGCGGAACGTTCTCCACCATTTTAAGTGCCAGATCCTCCACCTACCGTCTGCTTCCCTGATAAAGTCGGCGCTGTAACTGCCCCAGGTCCAGTAGCACTTACGACCGCCATTCGCGTCAATTTGGGTCTCATGTCCGGGAGAGTCAAATTTCGCTCTTGCCGTCTTG
Coding sequences within:
- a CDS encoding nuclear transport factor 2 family protein, producing the protein MMVTLEERIAKLELEIQRAQAATEVLNCIGRYEGVHKPMTMHLTPEVFALSTADVSMEVSDWGVFVGPEAIKFQFGQMMQEELIGCMFDHYIATPIIVVAGDGKTARAKFDSPGHETQIDANGGRKCYWTWGSYSADFIREADGRWRIWHLKWWRTFRTDYYKSWADDWQNIMTGPAHEHDWAVEPCTFFHPYDTKTERWPFPLPPEPYETYEGTMLDWAFGGDKYKGIKEAYFQKYGTPTGAFEFAHGRKAGINLNNPAGASFKVTRDGSHIDTGLALDGSKKEK